A single region of the Plasmodium reichenowi strain SY57 chromosome 9, whole genome shotgun sequence genome encodes:
- a CDS encoding hypothetical protein (conserved Plasmodium protein, unknown function) yields the protein MYIKMNYDKLNLFKENFDMMYVIEEIETHLHEKKHLLCDINENILISEKNKTSIDIYEKHLIEKQIQILKKNKINYKKLNNINYVKYFLPLCIQPKTNNTDKCLSERDVYMKNFKKKNILRELYVKKRLTEYRINQFVQKYTGKFLKNNVLHKQISKIYNNKSKIEIFIKGDNFSYNRVIGDIAFFDSKPNVLLENVKYINNLNERKVPWIFIQSGSILFLRQYS from the exons atgtatataaaaatgaattatgATAAACTAAATTTGTTCAAGGAAAATTTTGACATGATGTATGTTATAGAAGAAATTGAAACACACCTTCATGAGAAGAAGCATCTATTATGTGATATAAATgagaatatattaatttcagaaaaaaataaaacatcTATAGATATCTATGAAAAACATTTAATTGAAAAACAAATACAAATTctaaagaaaaacaaaataaattataaaaaattgaataatataaattatgtaaaatattttttaccCTTATGCATACAACCCAAAACAAATAACACTGATAAATGTTTATCAGAAAGAGATGTTTATATGAAGaattttaagaaaaaaa ATATTTTAAGAGAGCTCTATGTTAAAAAGAGATTAACAGAGTACCGAATTAATCAATTTgtacaaaaatatacag GAAAGttcttaaaaaataatgtgCTACACAAACAaatttcaaaaatatataacaacaaatcaaaaattgaaatttttataaaaggtgataatttttcataCAATAGAGTTATAGGAGATATTGCATTTTTTGACAGTAAACCAAATGTGTTACTtgaaaatgtaaaatatata aataatttaaatgaGAGGAAAGTTCCTTGGATATTTATCCa GTCAGGTagtattttatttttgcGACAATATTCCTAA